The genomic segment CCGGCGACGATCAGGCCGGTAACCATGGTGGATACGAACAGGTAGCGGACGACGCTGGCGATCTTGGCGGACATTACAACCTCCATTCGGGTTTCAGATTTCAGGAGCACATCGTGGTGCTCGCGATATAGGACGGAAGCCGGCCCGGAAAGGTTGCAAGACATACATGAACGACGGATTAGCCGCGAAACGCGCGAGGTGTCCGGACGTGGGATCGGTACCGTGCCAGGCAGGGATCGGTGCGGCATGGCACGGATCGAGGCAGTGCAAGGGTGGGCGGACACGCAGGTCCGCCCCTACCAATGACGCAGCGGAACGGTCCTCAGCAGGTCAGGCGAATGCACGCGAAACGCCCCTCCCCCAGGTAGTTATCGGGGGAGGGGCCGCGAGTTCACGAGCGGGGGTGGGGGTCCTCTTACCGCGCCGGGTACACCGCCCGCGGCTCGCCGTCGATGATCTCGGCGCGGCGGCAGAGGAAGACCTCGTCCTCCGCCTGCTGCACGATCTCGAAACCGGAGCTGCGCAGCATCGCCTCGGCGCAGGCGCGGTTGGGAGCCCACCAGTTGGTGGGGTCGTGCGCGTAGCGGTGCTCAATGAAGTGCATCTTCGGGTACCCCGGCCGGTCGAAGTGCGCCTCCTCCTGGAAGTCGTAGTCCGCCGCCACCGGCTCCACCTCCTTGGACCCGCGCAGCATGCTCTGAAAGAGCATCAGGTCGCCCACCACGTGCTCGCGCAGCAGGTCGAGCGCAAGGAGCGGGTGGCGCAGATGGTAGAGCACGCCCATGAAGATCACGAGGTCGAACCGCTCGCCGAGCGCGGCGACGTCGTAGACCTCGAGCCGGCGGAACTCGACGTCGAGCCCGGTCACCTCGGCGGCGAAGCGGGCCTGGTTCAGGTAGACGTCGTCGTAGTCGACCGCGAGCACGCGGTCGGCGCCCCGCCGCTTCATCTCCAGCGCGTAGAAGCCGCCGTTGCAGCCGATGTCGAGCACGCTCTTGCCCGTGAGATCCTGGGGGATCGCGG from the Longimicrobium sp. genome contains:
- a CDS encoding TIGR04290 family methyltransferase; this encodes MDVIEKLSPEEIRRQAEALGPWFHNLQLDGVATAPDHFLGNYPAVKWANFSAAIPQDLTGKSVLDIGCNGGFYALEMKRRGADRVLAVDYDDVYLNQARFAAEVTGLDVEFRRLEVYDVAALGERFDLVIFMGVLYHLRHPLLALDLLREHVVGDLMLFQSMLRGSKEVEPVAADYDFQEEAHFDRPGYPKMHFIEHRYAHDPTNWWAPNRACAEAMLRSSGFEIVQQAEDEVFLCRRAEIIDGEPRAVYPAR